TTTGTTATGTTAGAAATAATGTTGAGGCAATGTGCTGGTACTGTATGAACCCACATAGGTCGTGTTACATGTTAATATGTTTGCTAAATTGTTGTTCTACTCAGTCTCCGTTTtacttgcatatcatatctcagtctcttttgttccttgttgatacattacgtcatttttgtttgggctaatttttatgatttctgagagcccgagaTACTGGAGAGGTTAGTGACTGAGTTGGGGCCTGAGTGTCGAGCTATGAGtgatacatgtatatatgtagatCGGGTAGCACACCACAACGTGCCTTATAGCTGTAtgtatgtggatcaggttgcacacctCAACGAGTGTTATGGCTATATatgtttatgggatcgggctgcacgtcatAACATGTTTCATTGATTATGCCATGactggcttgatatagcgcttgggctgaaggagcccctacGGAGTTTGTACACATCCCTAGTGAACGCAGGTACCTATAAAGTGCCGAGTGCCGAGTTCTGAGTGAATGGGAGGGCTAAGTGACTATGGCACTGGGAGGATGCATTTGATTTCATTATTGTTGTAGTTAGTTGTCATATATCACTGTCTTGAAATTTTCGAAAGATATTACACTCTATTTCACTTAAACTTGTCATGAAGTAACTGTTTGACCTAATTTATGGAACTTTAAAGCATGCCAACCTTCCTATGCTGAAATCATTGTAATTGAACTATAACTgtgaagctcgtcactactttcagttctttatttagtctttttacttactgagttggttgtactcacgctatacCCTACACTTCatttgcagatccaggtgtttccgAATACGGTGGGTATTGATTCACTATGCAGTTGACCCTTTTGAGATTTTGAGGTAGCTTCTCGGTATTTTTGCAGACCTTGTTTCTCCTTCCCTATCCTTCCACTTATTGTATGTAGTTTTGGATTATGATAGACAGTATttttcaagacttatgatatttagatgctcatgtactcagtgacacctcGATGTTGGGAGTTTCTGCATTGTGTTTTGGATTTTCTATCCTGTTTATGTGAAGTTTTACTATTTAAACTACTTTAAATCCATTTTCTTTTAAAAGTGTAGGCGTTAATTCGTAAgtatcggcttgcctagtaccacgttaggcgccatcacgataggttaggatttggatcgtgacaagttggtatcagagcctaggttacataggtcacacgagtcatgagcaggtttagtagagtcttgggGATTGGTATGGAGATGCATGTACCTATCTTTGAGAGGTTGtcgaacccttaggaaacttcacattcttgtattcttatcgtgcgaattttTTGATTCCAGTAACTAAACTTCGGTATTTTATTCTCTTATAGATGGTGAGTACACGTTCAACTGGTCAGGAGGAAAACCACTCGTACCACCATCTAGGGCCACGAGAGGCCAAGGTCGCAAAAtgggtcgtggtaggggtagaggtgctgcCCGTACAACAGCTAGGACAACACCTGCAGATCTTCCAATTTACCCAGTTCCAGAGCAGGTTCTAATTATGGATGATCCAGTAGGGCCAGCTCTGGCACcaattgtgcccattgtgattccaggcctttaggaggccttggctcagattttgaccgtgtgtaccagtcttGCTCAGGAGGTCTCAGTTCTGGTTGCGACAACCACTTCTCATGCCGGGGGAAGGGGGTACTCAAACTCTCCCAACCCATACACCAGAGCATGTGATGTAGGGACTTTAGACACTAGGGGCActaccagcccagccggttgcatcTGCTCAGGCCCATATGGTTCCTGTTATGATTGATGATAAGCAGAGGAGACTAGAGAGATTTGGGAGGCTCCAGCCTCCATCTTTTAGTGGGCAGAGTCTGAGGATGTGCAGGctttcttagataagtgctagTGGATCACGGTGTGTATCCTAGAGACCAGTGGGGTTTGGTTCaatatttttcagttttctggTGATACTTTTAGTTGGTGATAGGCTTATGAGAGTTGCAGGCCGATCGGTGCAGCACTACTTATATGACAGGAGTTCTCCATTCTATTCTTGAAGAAGTTCATGCCGTAGTCTTGTTGGGAGGAGCTGTGCAGACAGTTTGAGCAGTTACGTTAGGAGGGCATatctgtgatgcagtatgagatgaggttttctgagttggctcgtcacgcAGTTTGGCTGGTTACCACAGATAGGGAGAGTATtaagaggttcattgatggcctcacatatcagctgcgGTTGCTTATGACTCGGGAGAGGGTacctggtgctacttttgatgagGTGCTTGACATTTCTCAGCAGATAGAGATGGTCCGTCAGGagagaaggaggccaagaggcctcgtggattTGGTGGTTTTAGTAGTGTTCCTTTTGGGGGTCAGTTCTACCACGTCAAGGGTCGCTTTTATAGGCATGCTCAAATGGATCATCCAGTTTACCGTGGTgcatcatctggccatggttcaTACAGTTCTCATCTGGGTCAATCTTTCTCTCAGTGTTTTTCTAGCTCAGAGTTTgtcccatgctccatcagtttagtGTTCATCTATACTGGGTCCTTCTAGTAGTTATCATGGTGCTCAAGGCTCCCTTTAGTCGCACTACCATTGTTAGATCGGGGTTGCTACGAGTGTGGGGATCTTGGTCATATCAGGAGGCAATGTCCCCACTTCTTGGGAGGTCCAGGTCAGCAGAGGAGTCAGACTACGACTTTAGCACCAGTAACTTCACCATCTGCCCAGCCAGCTCGGGGTGGGTCCGAGGCAGTTAGAggtcgccttagagggggaggctGATGAAGTGGTGGTCAGCCTCGATTCTATGATATTCCTGTCAGGCCGGATGTTGTTTTTTTAGATGCagtgatcacaagtattgtctcagtatgccacaaggatgcttctgtattatttgaccctaatTCTACTTATTCGTATGTCTCATGATATTTTTATCATTATCtagatacgccccgtgagtcctTAGTTTCATCTGTTCTTGTATCTACGccagtgggtgatactattattatggaacgtgtgtaccagtcgtgtgcagtgactattgggggattggagactagagttgatctcttgctacttagtatggttgatttcgacGTGATCTTgtgtatggattggttgtctccatgtcatgctattctggattgtaaCACTAAGACCGTGACGTTGGCGATTCTGGGTTTGCCAAGGATTAAGTGGAGAGATTCTCTAGACTATGTTCCCAGCtgagtgatttcatacttgaaagcccagcggatggttaggaagggttgtttatcttatttggcctttgtgagggatgtttattttatttggcctttgtaagggatgttaGTGCTGATACTCCCACTGTTGATTCTATTCTGATGGTGCAAGAGTTTCTACATGTGCTTCCTATTGACCTGTCGGGCATGAtaccgatagggatattgacttcggtattgacATGGTGCCGGGCAGTTAGCCATTTCTATTCTACCGTGCCATATGGCACTagctgagttgaaggaattgaaggagcagcttcaagaacacCTTGATACAGGACctgttatggtcattatgagttctttatgatatcttttaggctgaccaacgccccggcaacgttcatgcatctgatgaacagtgtgtttcagCTTTATCTTgactcatgtgtcataatattcattaatgatatcctggtgtactcttgTAGCCAAGAGGAACATACCAAGCATTTGAGGATTGTGTTGCAGCATTTGAGAGAGGcgaagctttatgccaagttctccaagtgtgagttttgtcttAGTTCAGTAGCCTTCTtgggggcacgtggtgtccagtgaggggattcaagtggatccaaagaagatagaggcagttcagaggtggcccagaccgtcctcagctacagagatttggacCTTTCTCGGCTTTGTCGGTTATTATCGTCGCTTCgtggagggtttttcatctattgcattgcccttgaccaaattgacccaaaggGTACtactttcaggtggtcggatgagtgtgaggagagctttcagaagctcaagactaccttgactaCAGCTCCAGTTCTAGTTCTACCATTAGCTTCTAGTTTGTATATAGTATACTGTGATGCTTCTTGGATCAgtattgggtgtgtcttgatacataagggtagagtgattgctaaTGCCTTGctccagttgaagccccataagaagaactaccataTCCATGATTTGGAATTAGCTGCCAttattcatgcattgaagatttggaggcattatttctacgatgtgtcatgtgaggtgtttacggatcatCGGGGCCTCCAGGATTTGTTTAAACAAAAGGATCTAactttgaggcagcggagatggttggagctgctaaaggactatgatatcactattctgtatcactTCGGGAAGGCCAACgtagtggccgatgccttaagtagaaaggcgatgagtatgggtagccttgcattcaTTCCTGGGAGTCTTGTAGTTgttgttcaggccttggccaactaGTTTGTGaaattagatatttcggagcccagtcgggttctagcttaggtggtttctcggtcttccttatatgatagcattagagagtgccagtatgatgatcctcattttcttatccttaaggacaaggttcagcatggtgatgccagagaggTGACTATTGGGGATAatgggtattgaggatgcatggtcagatttgtgtgcctaatgtggatgggctacgtgagttgattcttgcgTAGGCCCACAGTTTGATGTATTCCATTCAccccgggtgccgcgaagatgtaccggGACTTTAGGCAATACTATTGGTGGAGAGGATGAACAAGGATATAGTGGGGTTTATAGTTCGGTTCcttaactatcagcaggtgaagtatgaacatTAGATACCGGGTGGATTACTTCAGAGGATAGACATtctagagtggaaatgggagtggatcaccatggattttgtagttagtCTCCCAAGGACTTCGAGGacgtttgatgctatttgggtgattctgGATCGGCTAatcaagtctgcgcacttcattacagttggtactacttattctttagagcggttggctaAGATTTACATCCGAGAGATTTTGTGCCTTCACGATGTGCCAATGTCCATCGTTTCAAATCAGGGCCCGCAGTTTACATACGTAGTTATGGAGAGCcgtgtagcgagagttgggcatcCAGGTTGagcttagtacaacatttcactctTAGACGGACTGACAGCCCGAGCGCACTATTGAGATATAGGATGATATgctacgtgcttgtgtcattgattttgggggttattgggatcagtttctaccgctggtggagtttgcctacaacaacaggtACCAgttgagcattcagatggcttcgtatgaggctttgtatgggaggcaatATAGATCTCCGATTgattggtttgagctgggtgaggctaggttattgggtactgacttggtttGGGATGCTTTGGATGAagttaaattgattcaggagcggcttcgcatGGCGCCGTCTAGATCAAAAAGTTATGTTTAAGGAAGGTCCGCGATGTTGCTTACATGGTTGAGAAGAAGTTTTTGCTCAAGGTcttacccatgaagggtgttatgagattcaggaagaagggaaagttgatcCCTCAGTATATTGGGCCGTTTGAGGTACTTCTGAAGATTGGAGAGGTGGCATACAAGCATGCCTTCTCGCctagtttgtcgagtgtgcatccattatttcatgtttctatgctccggaagtatgttggcgatccgtcttatgttttagatttcagcacGATTCTGTTGGATGGTGATCTGACTTATGATGTGCATATGGTGGCCATTTTGAATcggcaggttcaaaagttgaggtcaaaggatatagctttagtgaaggtGCAGCGGAGAGCTCAGCCAGTTGagaaggctacttgggagaccgagtgggagatgcagagcagatatccacacctattaaGACTCCAGGTATGCttttcgaggacgaatgtttgttcaagaggggaggatgtaatgacccagccggtcgttttgagagttgtagcctcGTTCCCCCATTTACTACTCCTTTTGGGCTTTATAACtattatgtgacttgtcgggTTAGTcggttcgggttcggaaaggtttcaGAATGAATTGAGATACTTAGTATCAAAGTTGGAAGATTAAGTTAAAaaggttgaccggatgttgacttatggttAAACGCCTCTGGAATGGAGTTTtaatggttttgttagctccgttggatgatttcggacttaggagtgtgtccggattgtgatttggaggtccataatGGAATTAGgtttgaaatggcaaaagttagattatttgaaagtttaaccaggaatggactttttgatatcagggtccgattccaatttcggaagttggagtaaaTCCATAATGTCATttgtgatttgtgtgcaaaacTTGGGGTTAATCAGACGTGATTTTATGTGTTTTAGTGTCActtgtagaagttggaattctTTAGttttcaataggcttgaattggggtgtgattcgtgtttttggtgttgtttgatgtgatttgagggctcgactaagttcgtatgaggTTTTAAGACTTTTTGGTAAGTTTGGTTGAGTTCCCTGGGGCCTCGGGTTCATTCCGGATGGTTAACAtatcaaaagttgaagttgggtGATTGCTGAAGGTGAACTCTGCTGGTGAAATCGCACCTGCAGAGATTTGATCGCAGGTGCGAGTTGAGGACCGTAGATGCGGCCAGGCTTGGGGAGGACTGTGATCGTAGGTGTGAAGATTTTTCCGTACCTGCGTGGTCGCAGGAGCGGAGTGATGGGCGCAGAAGCAGACGTTTGCGCAGGTGCGATGGgcaattccgcacctgcggttgcaCGGATGCGGGGGAGAGGACCGCAAAAGAAAAGGCTCTACTCCAATGGTTTAATGCAGAAGCGGAATTTTTGTCGCTTCTGCAACACCGCAAATGCGGTTAAGTGTTCACAGAAGCGGAAGTGCTGGATAGAAAATTAAATACAAGGGTTCACGATTTTGGCATCATTTCAAACATTTTGAGCTCGGGTTTGGCAATTTTTGAGAGGGTTTTCGAggggatt
The Nicotiana sylvestris chromosome 11, ASM39365v2, whole genome shotgun sequence DNA segment above includes these coding regions:
- the LOC138880931 gene encoding uncharacterized protein; this encodes MVEKKFLLKVLPMKGVMRFRKKGKLIPQYIGPFEVLLKIGEVAYKHAFSPSLSSVHPLFHVSMLRKYVGDPSYVLDFSTILLDGDLTYDVHMVAILNRQVQKLRSKDIALVKVQRRAQPVEKATWETEWEMQSRYPHLLRLQMLPWLHSAKAATDCSTRSDKEEELTNKPRAVMKNRKATEVENNLHL